CATGGTCATCAACGAAGAGCCAGTCACGAATATTTTCCCCCTTGCCATAGACAGGCAGCTCTTTTTCATCCAACGCATTGAGGATGACCAGCGGGATCAGCTTTTCCGGGAAATGGAACGGGCCATAATTGTTCGAACAATTGGATAGAACCACTGGCAGGCCATAGGTTTCATGCCAAGCGCGGACCAGATGATCGGATGATGCCTTGGAAGCCGAATAGGGCGAAGAGGGTGCATAAGGCGTTTCTTCAGTGAAGATGCCGCTGTCGAAAGGCAGATCGCCGAAGACTTCATCGGTTGAGATATGATGGAAGCGGAAGCTGTCCCGCTTGGCGCCCTCAAGGCCTTCATAGAAACGCCGGGCAGCGCTCAGCATCTGGAATGTGCCGATGATGTTGGTCTGGATGAAGGCATCCGGTCCGTCGATGGACCGATCGACGTGGCTTTCGGCTGCCAGATGCATGACAATGTCGATCTGGTACTCACGCAACAGCGTGAAGATGGCTTCACCATCGCAAATATCGGTTTGCGAGAAAGCGTAATTGTCATTCGCTTCGATGGATGACAGGGAGGCCAGATTGCCTGCATAGGTCAACTTGTCGACATTGAGAACGAAATTGTCCGGGTTGGCGGCAAGGCGGCGGCAAACCGCCGACCCAATGAAGCCTGCTCCACCAGTGATTAGAAAGCGCATTGATTACGAAGCCTCATATGAAAAGCCGGTGTCTGTATCGGCGAGCAAGGGTGCGGTTTTGTCTTTGTCAGAAAGGATCAGACAATCATGGGACAAGGGCCATTCAATGCCGATGGCAGGATCATCGAACCGAACAGACCGATCACACTCTTTGGAATAGAAGTTGGATACCTTGTAGAGAAACTCGGTGTTGGGCTCCAAGGTCAGGAAACCATGGCCGAAGCCTTTGGGGATCAGGACCTGATTCCACTTTTCGGCCGAGATCTCGACGCCGACCCATTTCCCGAAAGTCGGTGATCCTTGGCGGAAATCGACAATCACGTCAAAGACAGATCCACGCACGACACGCACCAGTTTGTCCTGCGCAAAGGGTGGTGTCTGGAAGTGAAGGCCGCGCAAAACGCCTTTTTCGACGGACAAAGAATGGTTGTCCTGCACAAACTCGATATCGATGCCGGCATCCTTCATGGCTTGGGCATTGTAGGTTTCGGAAAAGAAACCCCGTTCGTCACCAAATTGCCTTGGCTTGATTTCCACCACGCCATCCAGCCCAAGGTCCGTCACGTCCAACATCAGGAAAAATCCTCCAATCGGCGATGCAAATATTGACCATATTCGGTCTTTTTCAGAAGGTTAGCACGCTCGAGTACCTTGTCCACGCCAAGCCAGCCTTGTTCCAGAGCAATCTCTTCGAGACAGGCAATTTTCAATCCCTGTCGATGCTCAATGGTGCGCACGAAACTGGCGGCCTCATGCAGGCTGACGATGGTGCCCGTATCAAGCCAGGCATAGCCGCGACTCAAGGTGGTCACAGTCAGCTTTTCCCGGCGCAGATACTCGAGATTGACATCGGTGATTTCCAACTCGCCGCGGGCCGAAGGCTTCACATTCGCAGCGATGTCGAGAACGTCATTGTCATAGAAATAGAGGCCCGTCACCGCCCAACCCGATTTAGGCTTTGCCGGCTTCTCTTCGATATCGATGGCTTGCCGTGTTTCAGGATCAAAAGACACAACGCCATAGCGTTCAGGATCCTGCACCTTGTAGGCAAAGACATTGGCCCCGTCTGTGACCTGAGCGGCATTTGTGCACAGGGCGGAAAGGCCGGCACCAAAATAGATATTGTCCCCCAGAATCAGGGCGCAGGTGTCATGACCGATAAATTCTTTGCCAATAATGAAAGCCTCAGCAAGCCCATTGGGCTCTGGCTGCTCGGCGTAAGACAGGGAAATCCCAAAATTGGAGCCATCCCCAAGCAATTCCTGAAACAGTGGCAAATCTCTCGGGGTGGAGATAATCAAAATATCCTGAATGCCACTCCGCATCAAAGTACTGATCGGGTAGTAGATCATCGGCTTATCATAAACCGGAAGGATTTGCTTCGATATTGCCAACGTCAATGGATGCAATCGGGTGCCACTTCCACCCGCCAAAACGATACCTTTCATAGAAACTCCAACCTTTATAAAAAAGTAGTTCCAGTTGCTCTTGGTCTTAATCAATCAATCAATCATTGCATGATTTTCAATATGTCCCCGTCAGGCATGTTCCCTGATGATGGCGAAGGAAATGGAGACAACAAAATAAACCACCAGACACAGTAGAGCGCTGGTGACCAATATATAGGCCCGTTTGGGATAGAGGGCTGCTTCCGGAAGAGAGGGAGCCGAGACAATCGTCAGAAAGCGCAGTCGCCTCGCCGTATCGAGCTGAGCCTTCTCGTAGGATTCAAGATGTGATTTATAGCGCAGTGTCTTGTATTCGATGCGCAGCTGAATGTCCTTGAAGATCAGATCCAGTTCACTGAGTGACCGCCCTGTTCCGCCCGACAAGCGCTCGTTTTCACTGGCAATCTGCTTCTCCAGCGCATCGATCTCCGCACGCAAACGGACAAGTGTCGGGGCTTGCTTGCTCAATGCGCCTTCGCGTGCAGCCAACTCGGCCTGTTTTGCCGCCAGTTGCTGTTCCAGACTGCCGATGGTGTTCATGATGGTCTGCGTTGCCAGCTCCGTCGAGAACACTTTGTTTTTCTGCTGAAACACCTGCAGCTTCTTGGTTTCTTCCAGCAGTTCTTCTTCAGATCGTTTCACCGCGCCTTCAAAGAAGGTCATCTGCGAGTTCGTGATATTTTCATTGAGTTCATCAATGAATTTCTGGGAATGGAACAGAATGCGCTCCAGTATCTGCTTGGCATAATCTGGATCGTAGGCCTGAACCGAAATTTCGAGCAGTTTGGCATCTGTGTCCAGAGACGCCTGCACACGATCATTGTAATATTCGAGGGCATATTCCTTGGGAGCGTCAGAACTCAGGCGAGAGAAAAAATCCGCATCTCTGGATGCAAAGTGATCCAACACGCCCAGATCATTATCTAACTTCAACAACATGCCCAAACTTTCGATGAAAGACTTAAGCACCAGAATTTCCCGTGTTGAACCGGAGCTGCTAATCCCGATCAATGAGAGATCAAACGGATTGGCCACTGATTGTTCTTCGGTGATATAGACGCTGGCAGTGCTTTCATATCGATCGCTGGCAAACAAATAGGTGTATATCGCAACAATCGTTACCGGCAAAACCAAAATCAGAAGGAGAATGATCTGTGAAGCACTCAGTTTGGTTATCTTGTCAACTTTTTCTATCATGGTCTTTTCTCTGTAAGAGACCGAAGCATCCATATTGTCTTTCTATCCCCATGGTCCCGAAACATCAAATCCTGATGACACGGAAGAAGACCGAAGGCAGAATCTATCTGTCTACCCACTTACAAACCGCCTCATGAAACTGGGCAAATGCACAGCATTTGCTCAGTCATTTTCGAAGGGCTGCGGGACTGCCCCTGCGCCCATTTTCACTCTTCTCCCAAAAGCCCATTCCTTCAGAAGCTATGCCTACGGTCCTTCCTGCCGGATTTCATATGGTTTGCAAATAGGTTTCGACACGCTCCCCTTTGACGGGTTTGCTCTTCCAGTGAAGCCTGATCGTGGCTTTGGTCTTCTCGGCACAGGCGGGGCCATAGAGATCCAGGACGGTCTGAAGGATCATCTGATGCTCACGGTAGAATGGTTCTGTATAGGCAAATTTCGATGTTTGCTGAACGGAGGAGCGCCGGAAATAATTGGTTGCCTCACGGCAGAAGAAGACTTTCCCCTTGGCACAGAGTCTGAGATAAAGCTCCCAGTCCCCCGCAAAGCGGTATTTGAGAATATTGTCGAAGGATTCAACCGCTGATGCCCTGAAAAGCACACTACTGACATTGATCATTGTGTTTGCCTGAGCGAGGCAGCGGAACACATCCTGTCTGCCTTGAGCGATATAGGACTTGTTCCAGAGGATGGGATTGATCGGCTTGAACTCGTCCTGAATGACGCCAAGCTTCTTGCCGGATTCGTCTATGAACTGGGTATGAGCATAGGCGATCTTGACTTCCGGATCCGCAAAGCCCGTGATCATGTTTTCAAGGAATGTTGCAGAGCAAAGATCGTCCGATTCAGCAATCCAGACAAGTTCATTCTCTGACAGCTCAAATGCCTTTTTCCATTGCAGGTAAGAGTTGCCACTGTTGGTTTCATTGAAGGCTTCGGTGGTGAAATTGGCGAAGTCTTTGGTCCCTGCCCGCATCACTTCGATGCTGTCATCGGAGCTGCAATCATCCAGCAAAATGAGATCGAAATAACGATAGGTCTGACTCAGGATCGATCGCAGTCTTATTGGCAGGAATTTCTCATGATTATAGTTTGGCACAACAACATTGAGCTTGGGATTATAGTCTCCCAAAAACGCGGTCAGTTGGCAGACATAGTGATCAAGGTCGAAGCTCGACTTGATATGTTGCGCGCGCTTGTTTCGCGCCTCCCCGTCTTCGCCGAGCGACGTGTCGATGGCATTGGCAACCGCCTGCATGTCGGTTCTGTCATCCAGAAGCTGACCGAATGCGTCGATGAGTGGATCACAGCCACCCACTCCGCGATATCCGACCACGGGCAGCCCGTGCCACAGGGCGTCGATAACCGCATAAGGCATCGGATCATTGCGAGACGTGAAGAAATAGAGGTCGCTTTGGCGGTATATGTTGCTCAGGGTACCAATGGTGACGTTTGGCACCATTGTGATGTTCTCGAGCTTGCTAGCCTTCTCCGTGGCAGGGACAATTTTCTTTTCGCCGAGCGATGAACCAACCCAGATGAAATGGGCATTTTGCAGCGCCGGGTTGCCTTTTGACCTCTCTGCAAAACGGGCAAAGTCAGCAAATGTGTCGAAGCCTTTGCGATACTCCAGTGTACCAACACATAAAATCAGGGTTTTGCCCGCAGCCTTCAGGTCTGCAATCTGATTGCAGACATCCATATCTATGTCTGTCGTTCCGGCGTTGCCAAACGTGCGCGTCTGGCGGAAATGCCCCTGGGGCAGCACCGAGAAGTTGCTTGTATCGGCCTTGAAATGCTCGACAAAGCGATCGCGAACAAAGTTTGCGGGCATGACGACCTGGTCCAGCATAGGCAAAGCCGCAGCCACTTCCTTCTCGATCTGGATCGCCTCAATGGTTTCCGGCAGTTCGTGAACGAGGCAGATGGCCTTGTCCATGTAATGGTAGATCAAGTGACCATAGATCAGCGGGACCGTGGTGTTGATGATGCATTTCTCAAATCCAAGTCGCTGTGCAAAGGCAAGAATACCCGCGAGCTTTGCAGCATCATTGCCCAGCACGAAGGTTGGTGCGATGGCTTGGAAACGGCTCAAATCGGGTCCGTTGTCATGCAGAATGATCAAGATCTCATAGCCGAAAATCTCGGTCAGAATCTTGGCCAGCGACAACAACAAAGTTTGTGCCCCACCTGTGCCCGCATTGTGGCCAAGCAAGACGATCTTGCGCTTCATCACCAGTTGGCCCTTGGGTACAGCATGGACAATCTGTTTCTCATCATCAGCTTTGGGATAACGAGAGTTCATGTGTTCCTTGATCGCAAGAAGGCGCTTTTCATCAAACCATTCGCCAATCTTGCTCAGCGGGTCACCCAGATGGTCGAGCAGATATTCTGCCTTGACGAACCTGAACCCAGCCGCGATCAGCTCTTCCGCGCTATGCAAGGTGGGATTCACCTTTTCCTTGCCAGCGGCATAATGCCGTTCATCACAAAGGAAGCCCACCGAAAAACCCTGATCAATGAGTTTTTCCATCAGGGGCACTTCGGCTGTGTCTATCACATCCTGCTTGTGCCTGATCTCTCCCGAAATCGTCAGCAGCTCACGCGCCTTGGAGCCGAGGACAGCAGGGTTGAAAGACATCAGGAAAGATTGCCCATGGTGTCTGATTTCATGATTGGCGGTTGAAAAACACCAATCTTCTTTGGCTTCAGTCAGTGCGGTAATCGTCTCTTCAATGCCGCCTGAGAGCGGAATCAGGCTGTCATTGGTCAGGATGATGCGAGGAAAGGCGCTCATGTCACCACAGAGTTCGAGAGCTCCGGTCCAAGCGCCGAAGTCAAACCCTGCATTCTTGCGCGTGACGACCCATTGCACTCCATCAGGCACTCGTGCATCGCTGGGTGAGATGGCCAGCGTTTGATTGAGGATCGCCACCACATTGACACCAAGTGCCAGATATTCTTCGCAAATCTGTCTTTGAAGATTGGTCAATGCCGGTTTCTGACAGAAAAAGACAAGGAAAACAACGGGTTTGCCTTCGATCAATGCCTTGCGTTTATGCAGCGTCGGTTCATCGGAAATGCCCGCATTTCGTGCCAGAAACTGATAAATGTCCAGCTCCGTGTCGACCTTCGCCTTGGATGACGGGTTCGGAGTGCTGGCATCCGACTGGGCACTCCCCTTGCCATGCTCGCGCAACAGTTCCACGGCACGGTGGATGAGCGGATTCCCGCTCTGATTGGCAAGAGCATGTTGCTCAACATAGTGTTTGGTTGAAAAGACCGGTGAGGGATTGCGCATCTCATGCCAGCCATAATGCATGTAGTGACTGACTGGATCGACAGAGGCTTTCTGAACATCCTGATAGGTATTCAGGTAGAAGTCCTTGTCAAGCAAGGCTTCTGTTATCCGGTAGCTTATTTCACGCTGCAGCTTACCGGCTTGGCTCAGGGTATCCACGATGGAGGTGAACCGGGCGTCCAGTTTGGCGGAATTGGTCATCCGGCGCAAAGCAGCGTCAGCTAGAGGATTGAAGCCAAACTTGGATTTACCGTGGGATGCCAGAAACGCCTTCGTGGAGAAAGCCCTGGATGGATCTCGCCCTTCTTTCCAACCAAATCGGATATAATGGTCCACGGCGTCAAATTGGCTATCGACCACATCTGGATAGGTCAATCTGTAATATTCAGTGTCAAACAAACTATTGGTAATAATATATTCAACCTTTTTAATCCGCTCTTTTCTGGAGCCCCCTGACAGCGCAGACAAGAAAGAAGAAAAAAACCTATTGCCAGTCATGTTGTATGTTCTTTCAGTTCCAAAAGATTGACGTCGCGATGACTTCAGCTTTCCGAGTAAATTACAATTAAATTCTGTTTAAAAATCAGATATTATAGAGTTTTTGCATTTCTTGTAGTGCGTTTTGATCAATCAAAACGTCTTTGCAATGAAGAACGGGTTGGCAAACGGAGCGTCGTCCTGAATAACTTTGCCATAAAGCAACCGGCTGCCATCTTGCGTGACGACCGTGCCACCTGCCGCGCTCAGAATGGCGTCGCCTGCAGCGGTATCCCACTCCATGGTTCGGCCAAAACGCGGATAGAGGTCAGCGTCGCCTGCTGCCAACAGACAGAATTTGAGCGAAGAGCCGATCGATTTGTGCGCGCCAACCTGATAGGCGGCAAGATAGGCATCCGCTTCCGGGCTGTGGTGAGAACGCGACCCAATCACATCAAGCACGGCTCCTGCCTCACGCACGGAGATGGCGGTCCGCTTCTCCAACTCGCGACTGTTGCGCGGATCCGGAACGTCCGCCCGCCAAGCGCCTTTGCCCACTTCTCCGACAAACAACCAGCCCTTGACCGGGGTGAAAATTACCCCCAGCACCGGCACATTGTTGCGGATCAGGGCAATATTGACTGTGAACTCGCCGTTGCGATTGACGAACTCCTTTGTGCCATCCAGCGGGTCCACCAGAAAAAAGGTCTGGTCGATGGCCGGAATGATTCCTGCTGCGACGGACTCCTCCGCTATGATCGGAATCTCCGGCGCAAGCTCTTTCAGCTTTTTGATGATGATCGCCTCGGCCTCTTGATCGGCCTTGGTCACGGGTGACGCATCCCCTTTGACTTCGACATCAAAATCGGAGTCGTAAATGTCGAGAATGACTTCAGCACCAAGCAACGCCGCTTCAATCAGGCCTTTTTGCAAATCAGTCACGATCCGGTTTCCTGCAACAGAGTTTCAACGATCATTTGAGCGGCCTCTTCGGCCGACATGTCGTCGGTGTTGACCTGAATTTCCGGGTTTGTCGGCGCCTCATACGGGGCGTCGATCCCGGTGAAGTTGGGGATTTCTCCCGCGCGAGCCTTGGCATAAAGGCCTTTGATGTCGCGTTCCTCGCACACAGCGAGCGACGTGTTGACATAGACTTCTATAAACTCACCATCCTCCAGCATATCACGAACCATGCGCCGCTCTGCTTCATATGGGGAAATAAATGCCGTCAGCACGATCAGGCCTGCATCGGCCATCAGCTTGGCAACCTCGCCCACCCGGCGGATATTCTCCACCCGGTCAACGTCGGTAAAGCCCAGATCTCTATTCAAACCGTGGCGTACATTGTCGCCGTCGAGCAAGTAGGTGTGCCGACCTTCTGCGAACAGTTTCTTTTCCACCAGATTGGCGATGGTCGATTTGCCCGAGCCACTCAGACCGGTAAACCAGAGGACCTTCGGGGACTGATGCTTCTGTTCGGCACGGGCGCTCTTGTCGACATCCACCGCTTGCCAATGGATATTCTCTGCCCGACGCAGCCCAAACCAGACAAGGCCGGCAGCAACCGTCTGATTGGACAGGCGGTCAATCAGAATGAAGGAACCGGTTTTGCGATTCTCCTCATAGGTATCCATCGCCATAGATTCTGCGAATGCCAAATTGCAGAAGCCAATCTCATTGAGTTCCAGTGCCTTGCCTGCCTGATGATGTGCGGCATCATTGACATCGACCTTGTGCTTGAGCTTGGTCACGGTGGCCTGAACCTGCTGGGCTCCCATTTTCAGAATGTAGGGGCGTCCAATCAGCAGATGCTCCTGCGCCATCCAGATCAGATGGGCGGAAATCTGGTCGGTGACCATGGGGCGGTGCTTGACCGGGGCCAGCAGGTCGCCACGGGAAATATCGATCTCGTCTTCCAGCGTGATGGTCACCGATTCGCCGGCTTCGACATCCTGCTGCTCCCCATCCATCGTCACGATCGACTTGATGCGTGAGCTTTTGCCCGATCTGGCCACGACGATCTCATCGCCGACACGCGCCAAACCCGACGCCGCCGTGCCGGAAAAACCGCGAAAATTGAGGTTCGGGCGGTTGACCCATTGGACGGGAAAGCGGAAAGGCAGAGAGCGCTCGGCACTTTCCACATCGATGGTTTCAAGATAGTGGAGCAAGGTCGGCCCGTCATACCAGGGCATATTATCAGACTTGGCCACCACATTGTCGCCGAAGCGCGCTGACATCGGTACCGCAGTGATGGTGTCAAACTCAAAACTCTGGGCAAAGGCCCGATAGTCCTCGACAATGCCCTCAAAAACCTCCTCACGAAAGTCCATCAGATCCATTTTGTTGACCGCCAGCACCACATGGCGCACGCCGATCAGGGAATTGATGAAACTGTGGCGGCGGGTCTGGGTCAGGATGCCTTTGCGGGCATCAATCAAAATGACGGCCAGATCGCAATTGGAGGCGCCGGTCGCCATGTTGCGGGTATATTGTTCGTGGCCGGGCGTGTCGGCGACGATGAATTTGCGCTTGTCGGTCGCAAAGAAACGATAGGCAACATCAATGGTGATGCCCTGTTCCTGCTCGGCCTGCAAACCATCGAGCAGCAAGGCCAGATCGACGTCATCGCCGGTGGTGCCATGCTTCTTACTGACCGCTTCCAGAGATTTCAGCTGATCTTCAAAAATGGTCTTGGAATCATAAAGCAGGCGACCAATGAGGGTCGACTTGCCATCATCAACGGAGCCACAGGTCAGGAAGCGCAGAATATCGCGATTTTCTTCCTGTGCAATGGTCTTGCCAGTCAGAGAGGCTTCAGAAGCGATTGTCATCAGAAATAGCCCTCCCGCTTTTTCTTCTCCATCGAGGCGGTGTCGTCATGGTCGATCATCCGCCCTTCCCGCTCGGAGGTGCGGGCCACAAGCATCTCTTCGAAAATGGCTTCAAGACTATCGGCTCCGCTCTCAACGGCACCGGTCAGCGGGTAACAGCCAAGGGTGCGGAAGCGGACAATGCGTTCCTCGGGCACTTCATCGGGCTGGAGTGGCAGGCGCTCGTCATCGACCATGATCCAGGTGCCATCGCGTTTGACGACGGGGCGTTTCTTGGCAAAGTAGAGCGGCACGATGGGGATATTTTCCAGCATGATATATTGCCAGATATCCTGCTCGGTCCAGTTGGAAAGCGGGAAGACACGAATGCTCTCACCCGGTTTGATGCGGGTGTTGAAGAGCTGCCACAACTCTGGCCGCTGGTTTTTCGGATCCCAGGCATGATTTTCATTGCGGAAGGAGAAAATGCGTTCCTTGGCGCGGGACTTTTCCTCGTCGCGGCGCGCGCCACCAAAGGCGGCGTCGAATTTATGCTCTGTCAAAGCCGCCTTCAGAGCGTCGGTTTTCATCACCTGGGTGTAGAGAGACGAGCCATGATCAAACGGGTTGATCTTGTCCGCAACCCCTTGCTGATTGGTATGAACAATCAGATCGAGATCATAGTCGCGAACCATTTGGTCGCGAAAGGCAATCATCTCGCGAAACTTGAAGGTCGTGTCGACATGCATCAAGGGAAATGGCAGGCGCGAGGGATAAAAAGCCTTCCTTGCCAGATGCAGCATCACGGCGCTGTCCTTGCCGATGGAATAGAGCATCACCGGGTTTTTGAACTCGGCGGCCACCTCGCGCATGATCTGAATGCTTTCATGCTCCAATCGCTTGAGATGACTTCGGCGATCTAATTTCATAATAAAAACTCAATCAATTTTATGCGCAACTTGCCTCATCACGAGGCCTAAGATTCTATTGGGATACTTATATCGAACTTGCACATGTTGTCCATACAGTGAGGCGAGGTTTTGTTTACTTGCTACTTTTAAGGGAATTCCATAAACAAACAGAACTGATTTATCTAAAACTGGCGTGTCGGGCTGCTTCCATAGAGAAGGTCTGGCCTATTGAAAGGCAAGATCCAATTGGGCAGAATTATGTCTTGGCAGGCGTTTTCGCCAACAAGGGCCCGTTGGAATAGAGACTTTGATGAAAGAAACCATTTTTACTCATCTTTATCAATCCACGCGGCTGCTCGGCAAGCTTTTGATGATCGGCATATGGCACATGATCGGCATGCGGGGGCGTGCGACCAATCGGTTTCGGACGCTGTTTCTGACCTGGCCAAATTTGAACAACAAAATTGATCCGCAGCAACTCAATTGCACCAATGCGCTCGCCCTGTGCACCCGTCTGACCACCATCACACCAACGGATCGCCTTGCCATGAGCAGGGATCTGGGCGACTGGCAAGATCCGCCGCTGATCTCTGTGGTGATACCAGTCTACAACACCGAGGCATCGCTTCTCAAAGACGCCATTGCCTCGATCCAGAATCAGGTTTACCCGCATTGGGAGCTCTGTGTTGCAGATGATGCGTCACCTCACGACCATGTACGGCCGATTCTGGAGGAGGCTGCGCGCGCCGACCCACGCATCAAGATCCTCTATCGCCAAGAGAATGGCCATATCTCGGAGGCATCCAACTCCGCTCTGTCTTTGGCCACAGGCGACTTCATTGCCTTGATAGATCACGACGACCAATTAACAGAGGATGCGCTCTATTGGGTTGCCAAGGAAATCGAGCAAAAACCGGATGTCGATCTGATCTATAGTGATGAAGACAAGATCCGCGAGGATGGCCAGCTGGATGCGCCTCACTTCAAGCCTGACTGGAATGAAGAACTTTTCCTGACACAGAATTACATCAATCATCTCACGGTACTGCGACGCAGCCTCGTTAAGGCCGTTGGTGGCTTTCGCCCCGGCTTTGAAGGCAGCCAGGACCATGATCTATTGTTCCGCGTGCTTCTTCACACGCAACCGGAACGAATCATTCATATCCCACGTATCCTCTATCACTGGCGCGTCTTTCGTGGCTCAGGGTCTGTGTCGGATACAGACCTGCGTCAAGCCATTGATGCTCGGCAGCGTGCTGCGCGAGAATATTTGACACAAAAATACCCCGAGCGGCGCTTCCGGTTGACCAAGGCATCGAATGGGTGCAACCGCATCCACTATGGCCTTCCCGATCCGGCACCCCTGGTGTCGATCATCATTCCGACCCGCGACGGACTTGACCTTCTGCGCGCCTGTCTGTCCAGCCTTCTGGACAAAACCAACTATCCGGCCTTTGAAATCCTGATCGTCGACAATGAAAGTCAGCACACTGAAACACATGCCTATTTCCAGCAGATTCAACAGTTGGAAAATGTGTCGGTCCTATCCTATCCCGGTGCCTTCAATTATTCGGCGATCAACAATTTTGCCGTCTCAAAAGCAAAAGGCTCGGTGGTTGCTCTGCTCAACAACGATATCGAGGTGATTGAAGCCTCTTGGCTCACGGAGATGGTGTCCAATGCTGTCCGGCCTGAAATCGGGGCCGTGGGAGCCAAATTGCTCTTTACGGATGGCTCCGTCCAGCATGCGGGCGTCCTGCTTGGCGGGCCGGCAATCGCCAACCATGCTTTTCAGGGCTATGCCCATTATCACGAAGGCTACCAGTCCCGCCTGCAGCTACCGCAATATTATCAGGCGGTGACCGGGGCGTGTTTGGTGGTGGAGAAGCACAAATATCTGTCCGTCGGCGGCATGGAAGACGAGGTGCTAAAGGTCGCGTTCAACGATATCGACTTCTGTCTGCGGCTGGCCGAACAGGGCTATCACACCCTTTATACCCCTTACGCCGTGCTGCATCATCATGAATCGATGACCAGAGGTGCCGGGGGATCAGGAACAAGGAACAGGCTTCGCCAGGAAAGCGCCTATTTGAAGCGTCGTTGGCCATCAGCAATCGAGAAAGACAAATATTACAACCGGCATTTTTCCAACGAGAATGGCAAATTC
This DNA window, taken from Cohaesibacter intestini, encodes the following:
- a CDS encoding glycosyltransferase family 2 protein, with amino-acid sequence MKETIFTHLYQSTRLLGKLLMIGIWHMIGMRGRATNRFRTLFLTWPNLNNKIDPQQLNCTNALALCTRLTTITPTDRLAMSRDLGDWQDPPLISVVIPVYNTEASLLKDAIASIQNQVYPHWELCVADDASPHDHVRPILEEAARADPRIKILYRQENGHISEASNSALSLATGDFIALIDHDDQLTEDALYWVAKEIEQKPDVDLIYSDEDKIREDGQLDAPHFKPDWNEELFLTQNYINHLTVLRRSLVKAVGGFRPGFEGSQDHDLLFRVLLHTQPERIIHIPRILYHWRVFRGSGSVSDTDLRQAIDARQRAAREYLTQKYPERRFRLTKASNGCNRIHYGLPDPAPLVSIIIPTRDGLDLLRACLSSLLDKTNYPAFEILIVDNESQHTETHAYFQQIQQLENVSVLSYPGAFNYSAINNFAVSKAKGSVVALLNNDIEVIEASWLTEMVSNAVRPEIGAVGAKLLFTDGSVQHAGVLLGGPAIANHAFQGYAHYHEGYQSRLQLPQYYQAVTGACLVVEKHKYLSVGGMEDEVLKVAFNDIDFCLRLAEQGYHTLYTPYAVLHHHESMTRGAGGSGTRNRLRQESAYLKRRWPSAIEKDKYYNRHFSNENGKFVYAGDFKSPQKPTD
- the cysN gene encoding sulfate adenylyltransferase subunit CysN, which gives rise to MTIASEASLTGKTIAQEENRDILRFLTCGSVDDGKSTLIGRLLYDSKTIFEDQLKSLEAVSKKHGTTGDDVDLALLLDGLQAEQEQGITIDVAYRFFATDKRKFIVADTPGHEQYTRNMATGASNCDLAVILIDARKGILTQTRRHSFINSLIGVRHVVLAVNKMDLMDFREEVFEGIVEDYRAFAQSFEFDTITAVPMSARFGDNVVAKSDNMPWYDGPTLLHYLETIDVESAERSLPFRFPVQWVNRPNLNFRGFSGTAASGLARVGDEIVVARSGKSSRIKSIVTMDGEQQDVEAGESVTITLEDEIDISRGDLLAPVKHRPMVTDQISAHLIWMAQEHLLIGRPYILKMGAQQVQATVTKLKHKVDVNDAAHHQAGKALELNEIGFCNLAFAESMAMDTYEENRKTGSFILIDRLSNQTVAAGLVWFGLRRAENIHWQAVDVDKSARAEQKHQSPKVLWFTGLSGSGKSTIANLVEKKLFAEGRHTYLLDGDNVRHGLNRDLGFTDVDRVENIRRVGEVAKLMADAGLIVLTAFISPYEAERRMVRDMLEDGEFIEVYVNTSLAVCEERDIKGLYAKARAGEIPNFTGIDAPYEAPTNPEIQVNTDDMSAEEAAQMIVETLLQETGS
- the cysD gene encoding sulfate adenylyltransferase subunit CysD, whose amino-acid sequence is MKLDRRSHLKRLEHESIQIMREVAAEFKNPVMLYSIGKDSAVMLHLARKAFYPSRLPFPLMHVDTTFKFREMIAFRDQMVRDYDLDLIVHTNQQGVADKINPFDHGSSLYTQVMKTDALKAALTEHKFDAAFGGARRDEEKSRAKERIFSFRNENHAWDPKNQRPELWQLFNTRIKPGESIRVFPLSNWTEQDIWQYIMLENIPIVPLYFAKKRPVVKRDGTWIMVDDERLPLQPDEVPEERIVRFRTLGCYPLTGAVESGADSLEAIFEEMLVARTSEREGRMIDHDDTASMEKKKREGYF